A single window of Danio rerio strain Tuebingen ecotype United States chromosome 15, GRCz12tu, whole genome shotgun sequence DNA harbors:
- the btr16 gene encoding bloodthirsty-related gene family, member 16 (The RefSeq protein has 12 substitutions compared to this genomic sequence) — translation MAEYSDSSQKQTLSEELQCSICLDAFTDPVSTPCGHNFCKSCLNQCWNNSQTYNCPLCKETFNKKPELKINTALRQLVQKTSEKDKADCIELFADLMRCIERCQSELLKMMEQKQKAAEKQAEELINDLEQEITELKRRDAELEQILHTEDHLHLLQIYPELSKPPHIRSWTHVSISDTQLSVETLRKTLTQLHDKQELRLTKTVLKRMQQNTVDVTLDPDTAYSKLILSDDRKQVTYGATVQKLPANPKRFDSCCSVLAKEGFNSGKFYFEVQVKGKTDWDLGVARESVNRKGTITGSPVNGYWIIVLRNGSQYKARESPTVSLSLKVKPQVVGVFVDYEEGLVSFYDVESSSLIYSFTGQTFSEKVFPYFSPGTTNEGKNAAPLIILNVKNNM, via the exons ATGGCAGAATATTCAGACTCATCACAAAAACAAA CTCTGTCAGAGGAGCTCCAGTGCTCAATCTGTCTGGATGCGTTCACTGATCCAGTCAGCACTCCATGTGGACACAACTTCTGTAAGAGCTGCCTGAACCAGTGCTGGAACAACAGCCAGACCTACAACTGTCCATTATGTAAAGAAACATTCAATAAAAAGCCAGAGCTCAAGATCAACACAGCACTCAGACAGCTTGTGCAG AAAACATCCGAGAAAGATAAAACCGACTGCATTGAGCTCTTTGCTGATCTGATGCGCTGCATTGAGAGATGTCGGTCTGAGCTGCTAAAGATGATGGAGCAGAAGCAGAAAGCAGCAGAGAAGCAGGCTGAAGAGCTGATTAATGATCTGGAGCAGGAGATCACTGAGCTGAAGAGGAGAGACGCTGAGCTGGAGCAGATCTCACACACTGAGGATCACCTGCACCTCCTACAG ATTTACCCAGAGCTGAGCAAACCTCCACACACCATCAGCTGGACTCATGTCAGTATCAGTGACACTCAGCTGAGTGTGGAGACTCTGAGGAAAACGCTCACTCAGCTGCAAGACAAACAGGAATtgagactcaccaaaactg TTCTGAAGAGGATGCAGCAAAATACAG TGGACGTGACTCTGGATCCTGATACAGCTTATTCAAAACTCATCCTGTCTGATAATGGAAAACAAGTGACTTACGGAGCCACTGTGCAGAAACTCCCAGCCAACCCAAAGAGGTTTGACAGTTGTTGCTCCGTCCTGGCAAAAGAGGGATTCAACTCAGGGAAATTTTATTTTGAGGTGCAGGTGAAAGGAAAGACAGACTGGGATTTAGGAGTAGCCAGAGAATCAGTTAACAGGAAGGGAACGATCACAGGGAGTCCTGTGAATGGATACTGGATTGTAGTTCTAAGAAATGGAAACCAGTACAAGGCTCGTGAGTCTCCaactgtctctctgtctctgagAGTGAAGCCTCAGgttgtgggtgtgtttgtggATTATGAGGAGGGTTTGGTGTCTTTTTATGATGTGGAGTCCAGCTCCCTAATTTATTCGTTTACAGGTCAGACTTTTAGTGAGAAAGTCTTTCCATACTTCAGCCCTGGTACTACAAATGAGGGTAAAAATGCTGCACCACTGATcatcttaaatgtaaaatataatatgtGA
- the si:ch211-247l8.10 gene encoding E3 ubiquitin-protein ligase TRIM39 isoform X1, with amino-acid sequence MAESTSGSPKHNSARRSSLDAPPLSLSALSKELQCSICLDAFTDPVSTPCGHNFCKSCLNQCWNNSQTYNCPFCKDTFSYRPELKINTALRQLVQVFRQNVPEKKFKVLCDICDGMKMKAFKICLTCQSSYCETHLEPHQRVPNLKKHTLIDPEENVENYICKKHEKPLELFCRDDQTSVCSLCAVTDHRNHNTVVVEVESKEKKPQLIKIQTDVQQMIQDKLKKIQEIRHLEEVRMITSEKEKAESTELFADLMRCIERCQSELLEMKEQKQKAAEKQAQELIKDLEQEITELKRRDAELEQILHTEDHLHLLQIYPELSKPPHTSSWTHVSISDTQLSVETLRKTLTQLQDTLNDKLSTSVLKTMQQHAVDVTLDPNTAHPKLILSDDGKQVTFGDKELKLLNNPERFDCCPCVLAKERFSSGRFYFEVQVKEKTDWDLGVVRESINRKGDITAAPEAGYWIIMLRNENQYLAIDSSSVSLSLRVKPQVVGVFVDYEEGLVTFYDVESGSFIYSFTGQTFSEKLSPYFSPYQNNGGRNTAPLIISHVRKNE; translated from the exons ATGGCAGAATCGACATCAGGATCACCAAAACACAACTCGGCCAGGAGAAGTAGTCTGGATGCACCTCCATTAT CTCTGTCAGCTTTGTCAAAGGAGCTCCAGTGCTCAATCTGTCTGGATGCGTTCACTGATCCAGTCAGCACTCCATGTGGACACAACTTCTGTAAGAGCTGCCTGAACCAGTGCTGGAACAACAGCCAGACCTACAACTGTCCATTCTGTAAAgacacattcagttacagaccAGAGCTCAAGATCAACACAGCACTCAGGCAGCTTGTGCAGGTGTTTAGGCAGAATGTTCCTGAGAAAAAATTTAAAGTTCTCTGTGATATTTGTGATGGTATGAAGATGAAAGCCTTTAAGATTTGTCTGACGTGTCAGAGCTCATACTGTGAAACTCACCTGGAGCCTCATCAGAGAGTCCCAAATTTGAAGAAACACACATTGATTGATCCTGAGGAGAATGTTGAGAATTATATATGCAAGAAACATGAGAAACCTCTGGAGTTGTTCTGTAGAGATGATCAGACAAGTGTGTGCTCTCTATGTGCTGTGACAGACCACAGGAATCACAACACTGTTGTTGTGGAAGTGGAGAGCAAAGAGAAGAAg CCTCAGCTGATAAAGATACAAACAGATGTGCAGCAGATGATCCAGGACAAATTGAAAAAAATTCAAGAGATCAGACACCTAGAAGAAGTCAGAATG ATAACATCAGAGAAAGAGAAGGCTGAGAGCACTGAGCTCTTTGCTGATCTGATGCGCTGCATTGAAAGATGTCAATCTGAGCTGTTGGAGATGAAGGAACAAAAGCAGAAAGCTGCAGAGAAGCAGGCCCAAGAGCTGATTAAAGATCTGGAGCAGGAGATCACTGAGCTGAAGAGGAGAGATGCTGAGCTGGAGCAGATCTTACACACTGAGGATCACCTGCACCTCCTGCAG ATTTACCCAGAGCTGAGCAAACCTCCACACACCAGCAGCTGGACTCACGTCAGTATCAGTGACACTCAGCTGAGTGTGGAGACTCTGAGGAAAACTCTTACACAGCTGCAAGACACTCTCAATGACAAACTCAGCACAAGTG TGCTGAAGACGATGCAGCAACATGCAG TGGATGTGACTCTGGATCCTAACACAGCTCATCCAAAACTCATCCTGTCTGATGATGGAAAACAAGTGACCTTTGGAGACAAAGAACTTAAACTCTTAAACAACCCAGAGAGGTTTGATTGTTGTCCATGTGTCCTGGCAAAAGAGAGATTCAGCTCAGGGAGATTTTATTTTGAGGTGCAGGTAAAAGAAAAGACTGATTGGGATTTAGGAGTGGTCAGAGAATCCATTAACCGGAAGGGAGATATCACAGCTGCACCTGAGGCTGGATACTGGATTATAATGCTGAGGAATGAGAATCAGTATCTTGCAATTGATTCTtcttctgtctctctgtctctgagAGTGAAGCCTCAGgttgtgggtgtgtttgtggATTATGAGGAGGGTTTGGTCACTTTTTATGATGTGGAGTCCGGgtcttttatttattctttcactgGTCAAACTTTCTCTGAGAAACTCTCTCCATATTTTAGCCCATATCAAAATAATGGAGGTAGAAACACAGCTCCACTGATCATCTCACATGTCAGAAAGAACGAATGA
- the si:ch211-247l8.10 gene encoding E3 ubiquitin-protein ligase TRIM39 isoform X2 yields MKMKAFKICLTCQSSYCETHLEPHQRVPNLKKHTLIDPEENVENYICKKHEKPLELFCRDDQTSVCSLCAVTDHRNHNTVVVEVESKEKKPQLIKIQTDVQQMIQDKLKKIQEIRHLEEVRMITSEKEKAESTELFADLMRCIERCQSELLEMKEQKQKAAEKQAQELIKDLEQEITELKRRDAELEQILHTEDHLHLLQIYPELSKPPHTSSWTHVSISDTQLSVETLRKTLTQLQDTLNDKLSTSVLKTMQQHAVDVTLDPNTAHPKLILSDDGKQVTFGDKELKLLNNPERFDCCPCVLAKERFSSGRFYFEVQVKEKTDWDLGVVRESINRKGDITAAPEAGYWIIMLRNENQYLAIDSSSVSLSLRVKPQVVGVFVDYEEGLVTFYDVESGSFIYSFTGQTFSEKLSPYFSPYQNNGGRNTAPLIISHVRKNE; encoded by the exons ATGAAGATGAAAGCCTTTAAGATTTGTCTGACGTGTCAGAGCTCATACTGTGAAACTCACCTGGAGCCTCATCAGAGAGTCCCAAATTTGAAGAAACACACATTGATTGATCCTGAGGAGAATGTTGAGAATTATATATGCAAGAAACATGAGAAACCTCTGGAGTTGTTCTGTAGAGATGATCAGACAAGTGTGTGCTCTCTATGTGCTGTGACAGACCACAGGAATCACAACACTGTTGTTGTGGAAGTGGAGAGCAAAGAGAAGAAg CCTCAGCTGATAAAGATACAAACAGATGTGCAGCAGATGATCCAGGACAAATTGAAAAAAATTCAAGAGATCAGACACCTAGAAGAAGTCAGAATG ATAACATCAGAGAAAGAGAAGGCTGAGAGCACTGAGCTCTTTGCTGATCTGATGCGCTGCATTGAAAGATGTCAATCTGAGCTGTTGGAGATGAAGGAACAAAAGCAGAAAGCTGCAGAGAAGCAGGCCCAAGAGCTGATTAAAGATCTGGAGCAGGAGATCACTGAGCTGAAGAGGAGAGATGCTGAGCTGGAGCAGATCTTACACACTGAGGATCACCTGCACCTCCTGCAG ATTTACCCAGAGCTGAGCAAACCTCCACACACCAGCAGCTGGACTCACGTCAGTATCAGTGACACTCAGCTGAGTGTGGAGACTCTGAGGAAAACTCTTACACAGCTGCAAGACACTCTCAATGACAAACTCAGCACAAGTG TGCTGAAGACGATGCAGCAACATGCAG TGGATGTGACTCTGGATCCTAACACAGCTCATCCAAAACTCATCCTGTCTGATGATGGAAAACAAGTGACCTTTGGAGACAAAGAACTTAAACTCTTAAACAACCCAGAGAGGTTTGATTGTTGTCCATGTGTCCTGGCAAAAGAGAGATTCAGCTCAGGGAGATTTTATTTTGAGGTGCAGGTAAAAGAAAAGACTGATTGGGATTTAGGAGTGGTCAGAGAATCCATTAACCGGAAGGGAGATATCACAGCTGCACCTGAGGCTGGATACTGGATTATAATGCTGAGGAATGAGAATCAGTATCTTGCAATTGATTCTtcttctgtctctctgtctctgagAGTGAAGCCTCAGgttgtgggtgtgtttgtggATTATGAGGAGGGTTTGGTCACTTTTTATGATGTGGAGTCCGGgtcttttatttattctttcactgGTCAAACTTTCTCTGAGAAACTCTCTCCATATTTTAGCCCATATCAAAATAATGGAGGTAGAAACACAGCTCCACTGATCATCTCACATGTCAGAAAGAACGAATGA